One Gemmatimonadaceae bacterium DNA window includes the following coding sequences:
- a CDS encoding PfkB family carbohydrate kinase, which yields MTVLVVGSVALDSVETPFGKAEDVLGGSATFFSAAASLLTRVQLVGVVGTDYPMAKLEPLAARNVDLAGLERAEGSSFRWRGRYRHDLNAAETLETHLGVFSRFSPKIPEQFRDAPFVFLANIDPRLQLDVLNQVKGPKLVACDTMNFWIQSRRPDLIDLLRKVDLVTLNDGEARQLSEKVNLVQAAKWIMELGPTHVIIKKGEHGAFMFSRDSVFFATAYPLESVFDPTGAGDSFAGGFIGYLARTGDLSDANMRRAVMYGSALGSFAVEKFSTERLMTLTRQEVDDRVRQLRSLTAFEEELPA from the coding sequence ATGACCGTACTGGTCGTTGGCTCGGTTGCGCTCGACTCGGTCGAGACCCCTTTCGGAAAAGCCGAAGACGTACTGGGCGGGTCCGCGACCTTTTTCAGCGCGGCAGCGAGCCTGTTGACGCGGGTTCAGCTGGTCGGAGTAGTCGGAACGGATTATCCGATGGCGAAGCTCGAGCCGCTGGCGGCGAGAAACGTCGATCTAGCCGGCCTCGAGCGTGCGGAAGGCTCATCTTTCAGATGGAGAGGACGCTACCGCCACGATCTGAACGCTGCGGAGACTCTCGAGACACATCTCGGAGTATTCTCACGGTTCAGCCCAAAGATCCCCGAGCAATTTCGCGACGCGCCGTTCGTCTTCCTTGCGAACATCGATCCGCGACTGCAGCTCGACGTCCTCAATCAGGTGAAGGGTCCAAAGCTGGTCGCGTGCGACACGATGAACTTCTGGATTCAGAGCCGCCGTCCGGACCTGATCGATCTGCTCCGGAAGGTCGACCTCGTCACGTTGAACGACGGTGAAGCCAGGCAGCTCTCGGAAAAGGTGAACCTCGTGCAGGCGGCCAAGTGGATCATGGAGCTCGGTCCAACGCACGTCATCATCAAGAAGGGCGAGCACGGCGCGTTCATGTTCAGCCGTGACAGCGTTTTCTTCGCTACCGCGTATCCGCTGGAGAGCGTGTTCGATCCCACCGGGGCCGGGGACTCGTTCGCGGGCGGCTTCATCGGCTATCTCGCGCGGACAGGGGACCTGAGTGACGCAAACATGCGCCGTGCTGTGATGTACGGATCGGCTCTTGGCTCCTTCGCCGTGGAGAAATTTTCAACGGAGCGACTCATGACGCTGACGCGGCAGGAAGTCGACGACCGTGTGCGGCAGCTTCGCAGCCTGACGGCGTTCGAAGAGGAGCTGCCTGCGTGA
- the argS gene encoding arginine--tRNA ligase: protein MNAPDLIRAELARAARELGAGDVEPVVERPRDPALGDWASNLAMTLARPLRKRPAEIAAALRDQMHLEEAGVESVEIAGPGFMNFRLDPRYVAESVREVIEAGESFGRSDEGRGQPVNVEFVSANPTGPLHVGHGRQAALGDAIATLLEWTGWNVTREFYYNDAGAQIENLAASVRARIDEIRGAGGEIPEGGYHGEYIREIAEKFLVTHDIDGASPDIDAVRRFAVAELRNEQDLDLLAFSVKFDNYFLESSLYTGGKVDETVNALVESGKTYEDSGALYLRTTDYGDDKDRVMRKSAEKGGDFTYFVPDVAYHVTKWERGYHRAIDVQGADHHSTVTRVRAGLQALGMGIVPDYPEYVLHQMVTVMKSGEEVKISKRAGSYVTVRDLINEVGRDAVRFFFLMRKSDSQLVFDIDVAVKQSEENPVYYVQMAHARMCGIFRVGELDREAFSVAGVDLSVLNEPEEQQLIKALADFPAVVAGAAAALEPQRVVAYLTETARLTHLWYHKHHVLGQPEAVTQARLGLARAAQVTIRNALAILGVSAPERM, encoded by the coding sequence GTGAACGCGCCCGATCTGATACGCGCCGAGCTCGCGAGAGCGGCGCGTGAGCTTGGCGCGGGCGATGTCGAGCCCGTGGTCGAGCGCCCGCGCGATCCGGCCCTCGGCGACTGGGCGTCGAACCTTGCGATGACTCTTGCCCGTCCGCTTCGGAAGCGCCCCGCCGAGATCGCTGCAGCTCTGCGGGATCAGATGCACCTCGAGGAAGCGGGAGTGGAGAGCGTCGAGATCGCGGGCCCGGGCTTCATGAACTTCCGGCTCGATCCCCGCTACGTCGCGGAGAGTGTGCGAGAGGTGATTGAAGCTGGTGAGAGCTTCGGCAGGAGCGATGAAGGCCGCGGCCAGCCGGTAAATGTCGAGTTCGTCTCGGCAAATCCTACCGGGCCTCTTCACGTCGGCCACGGAAGGCAGGCTGCACTCGGCGATGCAATCGCCACACTCCTCGAGTGGACGGGATGGAATGTCACGCGTGAGTTCTACTACAACGATGCCGGTGCGCAGATAGAGAATCTGGCCGCGAGCGTTCGTGCCCGCATCGACGAAATCCGCGGAGCGGGGGGTGAGATTCCGGAAGGCGGATATCACGGGGAATACATTCGAGAGATCGCCGAAAAGTTTCTCGTGACGCACGACATTGACGGCGCCTCGCCGGACATCGATGCGGTACGACGCTTCGCGGTGGCCGAGCTGCGCAACGAACAGGATCTCGATCTGCTGGCGTTTAGCGTCAAGTTCGACAACTACTTCCTCGAGTCATCGCTCTACACGGGTGGAAAAGTCGACGAGACCGTTAACGCGCTGGTCGAGTCGGGCAAGACGTATGAGGACTCCGGAGCCTTGTATCTTCGCACGACCGATTACGGCGACGACAAGGACCGCGTGATGCGGAAGAGCGCAGAGAAAGGCGGTGATTTCACGTATTTCGTTCCCGATGTGGCGTATCACGTGACGAAATGGGAGCGTGGGTACCATCGCGCGATAGACGTTCAGGGAGCGGATCATCACAGCACCGTCACGCGTGTGAGGGCGGGCCTCCAGGCCCTGGGGATGGGGATCGTGCCGGACTATCCCGAGTACGTGCTGCATCAGATGGTCACAGTGATGAAATCCGGCGAGGAGGTAAAAATCTCCAAGCGGGCAGGGAGCTACGTCACTGTCCGCGACCTGATCAACGAAGTCGGGCGCGATGCCGTGCGATTTTTTTTCCTCATGCGTAAGAGCGACTCGCAGCTCGTGTTCGACATCGACGTTGCGGTAAAGCAGTCCGAAGAGAACCCCGTGTATTACGTGCAGATGGCGCACGCGCGGATGTGCGGGATATTCCGTGTGGGTGAGCTCGATCGCGAGGCGTTCTCCGTCGCCGGCGTCGACCTCAGCGTCCTCAACGAGCCGGAGGAGCAGCAGCTCATAAAGGCGCTGGCGGATTTTCCTGCCGTGGTAGCGGGCGCTGCGGCGGCTCTCGAGCCTCAGCGCGTGGTGGCTTATCTGACGGAGACTGCCCGGCTGACGCACCTTTGGTATCACAAGCACCACGTCCTCGGCCAGCCGGAAGCGGTGACGCAGGCCCGGCTCGGTCTGGCGCGAGCAGCACAGGTCACGATTCGGAACGCGCTGGCGATCCTTGGCGTCAGCGCTCCAGAGCGGATGTAG
- the purM gene encoding phosphoribosylformylglycinamidine cyclo-ligase, which produces MTSGALRYRNAGVDISVSDEAKSRIAKLVTSTHTAGVLGGFGGFGGMFRAPAGMRNPVLVSSADGVGTKIRVAIESGRHSTIGHDLVNHCVNDILTQGAVPLFFLDYIAFGALDADVLEEVVTGVAAGCRENECALVGGETAEMPGIYTPPDYDLAGFIVGCVEEDEVKGSERVQEGDLLVGLASSGLHTNGYSLARKIVSDRMKLGPADPFPGSDQSVADALLTVHRSYLSILKPMLEKIHAMAHITGGGLPGNLDRALPANLDAIVDLRSWDVPPLFGQLEKAGEVPRDEMFRVFNMGVGMVVIAAPEYADQIVREVDAAGIAAWPMGEIRAGSGNVVLD; this is translated from the coding sequence GTGACGAGCGGCGCACTCCGCTATCGCAACGCAGGCGTGGACATCTCCGTATCCGATGAAGCGAAATCACGGATAGCGAAGCTCGTCACGTCGACACACACCGCGGGAGTCCTCGGAGGATTCGGCGGATTCGGTGGAATGTTTCGCGCTCCGGCCGGAATGCGGAACCCCGTGCTCGTCTCCAGTGCGGACGGAGTCGGCACGAAGATTCGCGTGGCAATAGAGTCAGGACGTCATTCGACAATCGGTCACGATCTCGTCAATCATTGCGTCAACGACATCCTGACTCAGGGCGCCGTCCCTCTGTTTTTCCTCGACTACATCGCATTCGGAGCACTCGATGCGGACGTGCTGGAGGAGGTCGTCACGGGCGTCGCCGCGGGCTGTCGCGAAAACGAGTGTGCCCTGGTGGGCGGCGAGACGGCGGAAATGCCCGGAATCTACACGCCGCCCGACTATGATCTCGCCGGATTCATCGTCGGGTGCGTCGAGGAAGACGAGGTCAAGGGATCGGAGCGCGTGCAGGAAGGCGATCTGCTCGTAGGGCTGGCCAGCTCCGGCCTCCACACGAATGGCTACTCGCTGGCGAGGAAGATCGTCTCGGACCGAATGAAGCTCGGACCTGCTGATCCGTTTCCCGGTAGTGATCAGTCGGTGGCGGATGCGCTGCTCACGGTCCATCGGTCATACCTCTCGATTCTGAAACCGATGCTGGAGAAAATCCATGCAATGGCGCATATCACCGGCGGCGGGCTGCCTGGGAATCTCGATCGCGCGCTGCCGGCAAACCTCGACGCGATCGTCGATTTGAGAAGTTGGGATGTCCCGCCGCTTTTTGGCCAACTCGAAAAGGCCGGAGAGGTTCCGCGCGACGAAATGTTCCGCGTGTTCAACATGGGTGTCGGAATGGTCGTGATCGCAGCGCCCGAATACGCCGACCAGATCGTGCGCGAGGTTGACGCCGCCGGTATCGCCGCATGGCCGATGGGGGAGATTCGAGCCGGGAGCGGCAACGTCGTCCTCGACTGA